GTGGTTTCTGGTAATGCTCACCTTTTTTATACTTGGGGCAGGGTTTACAAAGTTCAAATATGAAAAGAAGAAATCTGAGGGTGTTGCAGAATCAAAGGGCGGAGTCAGAGGTTTTATCAATGTTTTTGCAAACGGACTTGTATCGCTCTGTGCTGCTGTGCTTTACGGGATATCTCCCGAACCTATGTATATTGCCCTGTTTATCGGCAGTGTTGCCGCGGCTATGGCTGACACTTCCGCAAGTGAACTTGGAATGCTTGGAAAAACACCATACCTGATAACTTCATTCAAAAAAGTCCCTAAAGGAACAGACGGTGGTGTGACACTTTTTGGTGAGGTTGCAGCAACCCTTGCTGCATTTATCGTCTGTATTATCGCATTTATGCTGGGCGCAATTCCGCCTGAGATGGTGCTTGCAGGCACTGCCGCAGGATTTGTCGGGACAAATGTGGACAGTTTTATCGGCGCAACCCTTGAAAGAAGAGGAATTATCGGAAATGCAGGGACAAATATTACCTGCACACTCGCCGGCGGACTCTTCGCTATGGCCTTTTACATATGATAACAGAGCTGCAATACAAAAAGTGCAGTGATGAAATGTGCTCAGCTATTTTTTACGGCAACCCGGAATAATAACCAAAATTCCGGACAGGAAATCAAAACCTTTACGCATCAGATAAAAATTTAAAATGAAATTTTAGTGCACTCCGTCAGGAGTACTTATACCATCTTCCCTTCTCATCATATTCTCCCTGTCCGGCAATACCTTCTTCTGCCGCAATGTCAGGGGAATCAGGTGAAATGACAAGCGGAATCTCTGCACCTTCAAGATATTTCCTGTAAAATACCGCTTTAAAAGGCAGCATCACTGAAATTATCAGCATTGAACCGACAGAGTAAATTAAGGAAGTGACCATAATACCCGTATCTCCAAGCATTGAGAATAACATTTCAGGGTCTGCCGAATATTCACTCATCTCTTCGGCTGACATCTCTGTCAGCGGCATAAGCTCATCTGCAAGAAGACCTGACCAGACAATTGCAAGTCCGAATACCAGAACAAGAGAGAGCAGAATAAGAACAAGAAAAAAACCCGCGACATTGAAGGGTTTTAGCATCACTCCGGTGATGCTCTTCTTAATAGACTCAAATACCTTAAGATCTGAAAATACTGCTGCTGTATCAAAAAAGAATACCAGAATAAGGCATGGGATGAAGAATATAAATCCGGATATTACAGAGAGCATCTGACCTGAAGATCCTGCAAGACTCCCGGGAATCATCACTATGAAGATGAAGAGAAATGCAGCGAATGATATGAAGACTGCCGGCAGTAGTACCCTGAAATAATATCTCAGCCCTTCCCTGAAGTAAGCCGCAGGAGAATAATTTCCGGATTTTATCGATCCATAGGTTGCAGCTATAAAAAATGGCATTGCCACAAGCCACATCATGAGCACCTTATCGCCATAAAACGAGAGCGTTTCTGTCATTGAGAACCACATCGTCATAAAAGCAAATATCGCAGAAACTATTCCGGCAATCCAGATAACAGGGTACCTGAGGAGTTTTAATCCTTCATGCAGAGATTCAAATCCCATATTCAGCGATTCCTCGGCATTGCTACGATCTCACGGACCTGAAGATCGAAATATCCGGAAGTATGCGAGGGTCTGATTACGCACACCGTATCCGCACCTGTGGCTGTTCCTCCAACTGCAATTACTTCGTCAGTAACCGGAATTTCACCCTGATCTGCGGCGATGAGTGTGCATTCTACAGCAACTTTAAGACCGACAGCGACCGTCCTTCTGAGTGCTTCTGCTATGGCTTCTGATCTTGAAGAACCGCCAAGTTTTGCTCTGCCCGAGATTGCTCTTTCAAGTCCTGACAGGACATGAGTGCCTTTGATTACACGCACACCTTCACTTTCAAGTTTATCTGCGAAGTTTTTCGGGAATTCCCAGACTCCGGGAGCAGAAAAGCCAACAACATGCGTAACAACAATAAGGGAGATATCTGTACCCTTTACTGCATCAGAAAATATCTCTGCACTGCCGCCTTTTGTGCTTGCGACAATAATTGTCTTTATTCCAAGTTCCTCTGCACGCTCCACTGCAAAAGAAGCACAGTCTTTTGTATTAGACGGGCCGGGTTCATCGAAATAGTATGTGGTTTTTGCAGTATAACTCATACAGAAATTATCAACTGCACCGGATATATAATTTCCATGAGTATCACGCCCGGAAGAAAAGATTATGCCCGGACATCAAATTAAACAGATTGCCGGCAGGAAAGAAAATGCAGTGGTGCAGATAATTGTTACAACATTATAATAATTCATAACCGTTCGATTAATCATAATCAGGCAATATAAGAGTACAAAGGAGTAATAATATGATAAATCTGGCTATTGCAGGGAAACCGAACTGCGGCAAATCAACTTTTTATTCAGCCGCAACGATGGCTCCGGCAGAGATTGCAAATTATCCGTTTACAACAATTGATGCCAACAAGGGTGTCGCGTATGTAAGAATAGACTGCCCGTGCAGAGAGCTTGGAATTGAAGGCTGCAAAGCATGCATTAACGGGGTCAGATTTATACAGATCGGCCTTATTGACGTTGCAGGCCTTGTTCCTGATGCACATAAGGGCAAAGGACTTGGGAATAAGTTTCTTGACAACCTCAGAGAAGCGGATGCAATCCTCCATATAATCGATGCAAGCGGAGGGACAGATGAAGAGGGAAATCCGGTTGACCCGGGCAGCCATGATCCCTTAAACGACATCGGCTTTATTGAGCATGAGATGACGATGTGGGTTTATGGTCTTTTGGAGAAGAACTGGCAGAGGCTTCAGAGATCATCACAGGCAAGGACATTTTCAATAACTAATGCAGTCGCCGAGCAGCTTGCAGGCCTTTCAGTTACTGAAGAGGATGTAGTACGCGCAGAGAACGACTCAGGAGTTAACCTGAAGAACTGCACAGATGATGAACTTGTAAAATTCTGTGAATCTCTGGTATCTGCATCAAAACCCTTCCTTGTCATTGCAAACAAGTCAGACTGTGCATCCGATGAAGTTATCGCGAAATTAAAAGATGAGGAGAAGATATCAATAGCAAGCGCGGCAGGGGAACTTGCAATAAGGAAGGCTACTGAAGCAGGGTTTACCAGTTATGTGCCGGGAGATTCTGATTTTACAATATTAAATCCGGAAAAACTGAGCAAAGCGCAGAACGCAGGCCTTGAGGCCATAAGAGGTTTCATGAAAAAGGCAGGCGGCACAGGTGTCCAGCAGACGATCAACAGTGCCGTATTTGATCTTTTAGACAGAATTGTGGTATTTCCGGTTGAGGACGAGAGCAAGTACTGTGACGGCCAGGACAGAATTCTTCCGGACGCATTTCTGATGAAGAAAGGGAGCAATCCTCATGACCTCGCATATATGGTCCATACTGATATCGGTGACGGATTTCTGTATGCAGTAGATGCAAAGACAAAGATGCGCATCAAAGAGACTCATGAGCTTAAGGACGGCGATATAATAAAAATTGTATCAACAAAGAAATAACTCCTGAATTGCCGTAAACCACAGTTATTCCGGATAATCATCAGGAGAATTCATAATATCCGGAAAAAAGACAAATATTTTATTTTCAGATGAATGCCGGGCTGATCAGCAGAATAATTCCGGCAGTATATTTTTTACTGACCGGAATCAACTATCAGATCTGATGTATCCTGCAAGAATTCCGGAGATAACTGAAGATCTCTTTTCAGCAGAAGAAGCAGCGGAATACAGAACTCTGCAGGAATCTCTTCTGAAGCGCGGTCTGATCCCCCTCAAAGGAGTAACAGAAGCGGGGATAAATCACGGAACTGTCCTGGAGGTCGGCCCTGGACCGGGTTATCTTGGCCTTGAATGGCTGGGAAGCAGAGAAGTCAGACCTGATTCAGAACTGGTTGCAATTGATATAAACCGGAATATGATCGCCATTGCACGGGCCGCTTCTGACAATTACAGAGAGGAAGGTAGATATTCACTAATACAAGGGGATGCAGAGAAGATGCCTTTCTGCCGGAATACTTTTGACGGTGCTTTCTCTGCCTACTCACTTCATGAATGGAAAGACCCTGTGAATGTGATATCCGGCATTGACAGAATACTTAAAAAATCCTCTTCTGCCATAATTATTGATTTAAAAAGAAATATATTGCCAAAATTCATTCAGAAAGAAAAGAGTATGATGAGAAACCAGTCCCGCAAAAATTTTGAGTCATCAGTCAGAGCAGCATATACAGGCCATGAAATTGATGGGATCATGAGTAAAGCAGGCATCCATTATTATCATATCTGTGAAGACTCCTTTAATCTGAAAATATCCTGGAAAAAAGATTAGAGGTTTAACCCGGAAGATTGAGGAAGAGAAGGATAAATAGGAGATATGGGGAATAAGAAATGACAGATGAATGATAAGGGACAAGAGGAAACAGATGAATCGTCAGACAAACGTATGCGAAAATATGTGGAAAAACCTAAATAGAGAGAAAAGATATTAAATATTTAATATGGCAGGCGAGATCTATCAGGCACAGGTGATAAAAAATTTCTTTGACTGCATCACCGGTACTGACAGGAATCTGACAAGAATATATATGTGTGTCATAAGCCTGGCCAAACTTAGGATGGAAGACCCTGAGAAACTGTCACATATAGTAGATCAGATGAGAAAGAGCAAGCAGAAACGTGAGCTGTCAATAGATATTATTGATTATGTCTGTTCATGCGCAAATGAGATAGAGCTTGGATCTGTCCAGACTGCATTCGGAGTAAAAGAGATCTCAGAGATGGCAGATACATTCAATTCTGTATCCTTTGATTCTCTCTGAAAATTATCTGACCGGCAAAACCCTTTATAAGAACTATTTAAATTCAGAGAATATTTTTTTGGAAACTAATGATTTAAATCCGGATTATAAAAATAAATTGGAATACAGCCAGATCAGAACTTCAGTTCAACCGGACTTTTACGCCATTCATTCAGGGAAAGTTCAAGTTCTTTCATAAGTTCAGGAATTTCATTTTCTGCCTCTTCAATCCGGAATTTCAGTGATTCAGTTTCTTCCTCAAGCTTTGTGATCTCTTCAGTATTCATCTCAAACTTTACTGAGAGTTTATCAAGTTCCCTGCCGGAAGAATAACCTTCTCCCTCTTTTTTAACTGCTGCAATCTCATCAAGAGATAACTTCAGTTCATTGCAGCATGATTTAAGCTTCTCCGGGAAGACACCCGGAGATGAGAATAACTCCTCTTCGGTCTTGTTCTTGATGACATCAGGATTTGCATCAAATACGGAGGCAAGGGACGGATAAACAGATATGTACAACTCAACTGCCTCGCCCATAAGTCTGCATTTATCATTCTTCTTAGAGAGAATGTCAATCAGATTATCAACCCTGCCCGCCATCTCCTTATTATTGTCCCTTGAGAACTGATAGGAGGATTTCCGGAAGACATTTCCGGTAGAGGCTATGAGGGCTTCGTAATAGTTCTCAGCAGCAGAAAATTTCATCTCAAGCGTTTCAAGCCGCCCGATTAAATCTGCCTCCTCTGAAAATTCAGCCGAGTTCTTCAGGCCCTCCATTACAGATTCAATATCGCTTATCTCTCTTCTCAGTTCAGAGATATTATCTGCCGATTCTGAAATTTTCTCTTTATATCTCCGTATTTGACCGTATTTATCCTCAATAAAATTATACTTCCCCTTTGAAATACCGGACTTCTCCTTCATATCCACAGGAATTTTGACATCTTCAGTCATTTTATTGATAAGTTTACCTACAGAGTCAATTCCGGATTTTACAGCCTTCATCTCTTCAGGAAAGACAGCACCAAGATACCGGCCCTTACTCCGCATAATCTTTGCAGCTTCATTGACAAACGAGATCATTGAATCATAGACCTTATCAGGATCATCTGAAATCCCGGCCCCGATTGCCCTTCTCATTGAATCAATAAATTTAGGTTTTGAATTCCTTGCGACATTGAGAAGTTTTTTGTTTGGATGGGCATCATCTGAAAAATCTGCCTTCTCAAGAATATCAAGGGATTTTTTTATCGACTCAAGTGAGTCGCCGGCATTACCTGCCGCAGACATTGCAGCCCTGCGGATACTCTCCCCGGCCTCCCTTTCAGCCTCTGCAAATATTTCCGGAAGTGAGAAATATTCAATAACCTCAGATTCCGGCTCTTTCTTTGAAAAAATTTTACTTAAAAAACCTGCCATAATAAAGCCTATTTAGTTCTTTTTTAGTCTTTCTTTGAGATCTGACTCAGGCGACGGACGCCGCCTATTTCTTCAATAATATCAACAACAACTGACGGTACAAGCTCCTGCCAGTTCTCATCCATGAGCATCCTGCGCCTGATCTCGGTACCGCTATGCGTCCCCCTCTCATACATTTCAGGAGAGACTACCAGTGTACCCTCTTCCCTGAAGAGTTCAACAACCAAAGGATTACTTGAAAATACGACATCAAACGGGGGTGACATGGACTTTACGTGCGCAGCCCATAAGGCATTTCTCTGGACATCCTCTATCGGAATTACATAAAACGGGCATTTCAGCTTGTCAAGCGACCTTGTGATCATCATAATCCTCTCACCGGCAGTAAAGGGATTATTGACAAAATGGCTCATCTGGGCACTGCCTACCCCGATTATAATCTCATCGACTTCATCTGAGATGGCCTCAAGTACAGACTGATGCCCGTTATGGTACGGCTGAAAACGCCCGATATAAAACCCTCTCTTAACCACGATTCTCACCAGCCATATTTGCAATCCTTGCGGCGAATGCCCCGGCGGTAAATCCTGCATCAATATTCACCACTGTCAAAACAGCGCATGACTGAAGCATACCGGCAAGTGCGGCCTGCCCCTGACCCATATAACCGTACCCGACACTTACAGGCACCCCTATAACAGGTCTGTCAACAAGTCCGGCGATTACAGTCGGAAGTGTGCCCTCACGCCCTGCACAGACGACATAGGCATCAACATCAAGCATCTCTTTTATCGCCGGAAAAAGACGGTGGATACCGGCGGCGCCTACGTCATATGCGGTCTTAACCTCACACCCCATAACTTCGGCAATAACCTTTGCCTCCTCTGCAACCCTTAGATCTGAAGTTCCGGCAGTGATGATTCCAACCCGCCCGCCCGACTTTTCGATGTCAGGTTCTCTGGATATGAAAACGGTGGATGCGGTTTCATTATATGAAGAGAAAAAAGCAAGAGATTCTGAAATATTAATAAGAACATCTGCCTGATCTCTGCTGACTCTTGTGATTAGACATCTTCCGGATACAGGAAGTATCTTCTCCACAATCTCAGTGAGGTGTTCTGTCCTTTTACCTTCAGCCAGAATTACCTCGGGCATACCGCACCTGACAGACCTTCCGAGATCTATATTGGCAATATTACCTATCTTTTCTATTCTCAGGCCGTCAATCAGTTCCTCAGCGGCATCAGCTGAGATCCTGCCAGCCTCAAATTCCTTTAAAATTCCTCTTAAAGTATTATTCGAATTCATCCGGATAATTAACATATGGTTTGGGGTTGAATAATAAGTATTGGCATGACATACAGTTATCTTCTCTATGTGACAGTCTTCGGTGCAGCCGTGGTTACTTACCTGTGGCTGAGGGATGCAAGAATATTTTACAGGACAGGTTATCCCGGATACAGAAAGGCAGCATATTATGGTGTTTTTTACACAGCATTATCCCTGACAGGCGTTCTGTTTGCCCTCAGGGGCGAGGAACTTATTTCCCTCATTTTAGTTCTGATAGCTATCTTCTTTCAGGGCAGAATTGAGAAGGAAAAGGACAAAATATGGTCAAAGACATCCACAATGACTGACAGAATCCTTGGTAATGTGAATATAAGGAAATAACAGAGATTTCAGGAGCAATATAATGATTAAAAAGCCAAGAGGAACGAGAGATTTCCTTCCTGACGAGATGGAAGAGAGAAGAGAAGTCGAGAGAAAGATGCGGGACGTTGCATCCTCATTCGGATACAGGGAGATATGCACACCCACTTTTGAGTCCTCGGAATTATATACAATAAAATCCGGCGAGGGAATAATAGAGGAGATGTACGTATTTGAGGACAAAGGCGGCAGAAGACTTGCACTTCGTCCGGAAGGCACAGCCGCAGTACTCAGGATGTATGTCAGTGAAGGAAAAGTCCTGTCAAAACCTGTACGATGGTGTTACCTCTCCGACTGCTACAGGTATGAAAGGCCACAGAAAGGAAGATACCGGCAGTTCTGGCAGTTTGGTGCGGAGTTAATAGGTGCAGACACAGCGGCGGCAGATGCCGAGATGATCCTGCTGGCCTATGAGATACTGAGTTCCACAGGAGTTAATTTTGAGATGCATGTCGGACATCTCTCACCGATGAAACATATTCTCTCAGATCTTGCCGAAGACGACAGAAAGAAGGTTATGGCCCTTCTGGATAAGAAGAATTTTGATGGACTAACAGAATATCTGAATTCTGCCGGAAGACCTGAACTGTATGATAAACTGAAAAATCTTGTCGAATGCTCAACCTTAAAAGAGGCAATGGATATCTGCGGCGACTTTCCTGAATCGAAGAGAATGGCAGATATTCTAAATATCCTTGACCATACAGGAATGAGTTACAGGCTGAATCTGGGCATTGTGAGGGGCCTTGACTATTACACAGGCATGGTCTTTGAAGGATTTGCCGACAATCTCGGTGCCGAAAACCAGATTATCGGCGGGGGTTCGTACAGGCTTGCCCACCTCTTTGGTGGAGA
The sequence above is a segment of the Methanoplanus limicola DSM 2279 genome. Coding sequences within it:
- the larB gene encoding nickel pincer cofactor biosynthesis protein LarB; this encodes MNSNNTLRGILKEFEAGRISADAAEELIDGLRIEKIGNIANIDLGRSVRCGMPEVILAEGKRTEHLTEIVEKILPVSGRCLITRVSRDQADVLINISESLAFFSSYNETASTVFISREPDIEKSGGRVGIITAGTSDLRVAEEAKVIAEVMGCEVKTAYDVGAAGIHRLFPAIKEMLDVDAYVVCAGREGTLPTVIAGLVDRPVIGVPVSVGYGYMGQGQAALAGMLQSCAVLTVVNIDAGFTAGAFAARIANMAGENRG
- a CDS encoding redox-regulated ATPase YchF, which encodes MINLAIAGKPNCGKSTFYSAATMAPAEIANYPFTTIDANKGVAYVRIDCPCRELGIEGCKACINGVRFIQIGLIDVAGLVPDAHKGKGLGNKFLDNLREADAILHIIDASGGTDEEGNPVDPGSHDPLNDIGFIEHEMTMWVYGLLEKNWQRLQRSSQARTFSITNAVAEQLAGLSVTEEDVVRAENDSGVNLKNCTDDELVKFCESLVSASKPFLVIANKSDCASDEVIAKLKDEEKISIASAAGELAIRKATEAGFTSYVPGDSDFTILNPEKLSKAQNAGLEAIRGFMKKAGGTGVQQTINSAVFDLLDRIVVFPVEDESKYCDGQDRILPDAFLMKKGSNPHDLAYMVHTDIGDGFLYAVDAKTKMRIKETHELKDGDIIKIVSTKK
- a CDS encoding DUF7847 domain-containing protein — encoded protein: MGFESLHEGLKLLRYPVIWIAGIVSAIFAFMTMWFSMTETLSFYGDKVLMMWLVAMPFFIAATYGSIKSGNYSPAAYFREGLRYYFRVLLPAVFISFAAFLFIFIVMIPGSLAGSSGQMLSVISGFIFFIPCLILVFFFDTAAVFSDLKVFESIKKSITGVMLKPFNVAGFFLVLILLSLVLVFGLAIVWSGLLADELMPLTEMSAEEMSEYSADPEMLFSMLGDTGIMVTSLIYSVGSMLIISVMLPFKAVFYRKYLEGAEIPLVISPDSPDIAAEEGIAGQGEYDEKGRWYKYS
- the hisS gene encoding histidine--tRNA ligase, which encodes MIKKPRGTRDFLPDEMEERREVERKMRDVASSFGYREICTPTFESSELYTIKSGEGIIEEMYVFEDKGGRRLALRPEGTAAVLRMYVSEGKVLSKPVRWCYLSDCYRYERPQKGRYRQFWQFGAELIGADTAAADAEMILLAYEILSSTGVNFEMHVGHLSPMKHILSDLAEDDRKKVMALLDKKNFDGLTEYLNSAGRPELYDKLKNLVECSTLKEAMDICGDFPESKRMADILNILDHTGMSYRLNLGIVRGLDYYTGMVFEGFADNLGAENQIIGGGSYRLAHLFGGEDVASCGFGIGFDRVMVSLGEVAIERKPVVAVAYTPEAASRAFEVAGIFRKAGIRAEINLLERGIGAQMKYAAKTASYVALIGARECESGLITLKDLTSGEQKEISPVDAVSEVV
- a CDS encoding nicotinamide-nucleotide adenylyltransferase, translated to MVKRGFYIGRFQPYHNGHQSVLEAISDEVDEIIIGVGSAQMSHFVNNPFTAGERIMMITRSLDKLKCPFYVIPIEDVQRNALWAAHVKSMSPPFDVVFSSNPLVVELFREEGTLVVSPEMYERGTHSGTEIRRRMLMDENWQELVPSVVVDIIEEIGGVRRLSQISKKD
- a CDS encoding pyruvate kinase alpha/beta domain-containing protein codes for the protein MSYTAKTTYYFDEPGPSNTKDCASFAVERAEELGIKTIIVASTKGGSAEIFSDAVKGTDISLIVVTHVVGFSAPGVWEFPKNFADKLESEGVRVIKGTHVLSGLERAISGRAKLGGSSRSEAIAEALRRTVAVGLKVAVECTLIAADQGEIPVTDEVIAVGGTATGADTVCVIRPSHTSGYFDLQVREIVAMPRNR
- a CDS encoding class I SAM-dependent methyltransferase, whose translation is MYPARIPEITEDLFSAEEAAEYRTLQESLLKRGLIPLKGVTEAGINHGTVLEVGPGPGYLGLEWLGSREVRPDSELVAIDINRNMIAIARAASDNYREEGRYSLIQGDAEKMPFCRNTFDGAFSAYSLHEWKDPVNVISGIDRILKKSSSAIIIDLKRNILPKFIQKEKSMMRNQSRKNFESSVRAAYTGHEIDGIMSKAGIHYYHICEDSFNLKISWKKD